A DNA window from Nitrospira sp. contains the following coding sequences:
- a CDS encoding Arsenate reductase (MaGe:77307871), producing MPTGPIKVLILCTGNSCRSIMAEALLNELGQGRFQAWSAGSFPAGYVHPRTIETLRRHGIDPGQPSSKSWNEFAAQSLDVVITVCDQAAGETCPIFPGKPTKLHWGTPDPAKVLGNEADTQAAFDRAFNFLKERIEQLVATSEHSDRSRTDRRSGL from the coding sequence ATGCCGACAGGTCCTATCAAGGTTCTCATTCTCTGTACCGGCAACTCGTGCCGTTCAATCATGGCCGAGGCGCTCTTGAATGAATTGGGGCAGGGACGGTTCCAGGCCTGGAGTGCCGGGAGTTTCCCGGCTGGGTACGTGCATCCGCGAACTATTGAAACCCTCAGGCGCCACGGCATTGATCCCGGCCAGCCCTCCAGCAAATCCTGGAACGAGTTTGCCGCTCAATCCCTCGACGTGGTCATTACGGTCTGCGATCAGGCGGCCGGTGAGACTTGTCCTATTTTCCCAGGCAAACCGACCAAACTTCATTGGGGTACGCCCGATCCCGCCAAGGTGTTGGGGAACGAAGCAGACACGCAAGCCGCATTCGACCGTGCATTCAACTTTCTCAAGGAACGGATAGAGCAGTTGGTTGCGACCTCAGAGCACTCAGATAGATCCCGGACCGATAGACGCTCAGGGTTGTAG